The region CATAGCCGTTTCATTATGGCATTACGTAGAAGGGCGAGAGAAAACGTAACGGAAGATTTTCGCCAGGCAGGATTGGATCTCCTCAAGAATCTGAAGAAATGGCTTTTCCGTCACATTCTAGGAGAGGATAAGGCCTATGCAGAAGCGGCAAAGGATATGATGAGCCTCGAAACCCAGGAATGGATGCAGAATCGATTGGAACATTCTCCTTATCGGGACGAGATAGAAGTTCTATATTCTTTGGTCGTGCATTCCGAAGAGCAGGAAATCTCGGCCGAGTTTAAGAACGTCGGAGAGGATAATCTTAAGGCGATTTCCGAATTATGGTACAGATATAGATTAAGAACCGGAATCGCAATTGTGGATATGCAACATCTCTGGTTATTACAGCTGCTAGTTAAAACCGACAAACTGTACAAACAGAAGCTGAGGCAAGAGATTAATAATAATTCCCTGAGTAGACAGCTGAAGAACGCGATTACCGAAACGATCGAATATATCCGTGAGCACTTCAATACGGAAGAAGCGATCATGCACCATTTTCATTTCATAGGTGAGAAGAATCATATCAAGCAGCATGAAAGCTTTAATATGCTGATCAACGACCTGGCGGAAAGGAGCGAAAAGGAAGAGATGGAAGCGATTTCACTGCTCCTCCAAGATCTGAAGGAGTGGTTGATTTCCCATATCGCGATCGAAGATAAGAAGCTATTCTACTTTTTCCGATCGAGGCTTGGCGACGTAAACGATTTCGTACGCCAGATGAACCAGGAAGGAAAAATCCATATCTGGAAGGATGCGGTAACCATCTATAAATTACTCGTAGATTATGAGGATATCAGTATGAATCAACACCCGCACCCTCATTCCCACTCTCACGGAACCGGAGTGCGATAGGACTTATTTTTTCGGGTCCGGTTTGCTTTCGGTAATCGAAGACATGGTGTTTAGGATTTTCTTGGACTTCTTCGATTGTTCCGATTCCGGAGTCGTTGCGGTGAATATATAAGCCGTCTGATCCTTTAACACGATCCATTGAAACATCCTTACTTCCCTATCTTTTCCGGATTTGGGAAGTTGAAATTTGGATTCTACGAACATGGCCTTATTGTTTCCTAAATCCCGTCTTTGAGGAACGGAGAGCACTTCGTATCCTTTATACAAATTGGAGTATATGGCCCCGATCGAAGCGACGTAGTCTTCCAGTGCGACCTTAGCGTTTCGGTTGGGAATCGGTTCGGAAACGAAGTGGATTACGGTTCGGATCTCCGGGTGTTCCGTAGGTTCGTTTTCGAAAAGATAAAATAGAACATTCGCGTTCTTTTGGGTTTCCGGTTTTCGAGTCTTGGATTTAGAAGATTCGACCGGATCCAAGCTCGGGTCCTGTTCCTCATAGGTCCAGCCTTCGTAATTCAGAACGATTCCTAGTTCGGGAATTTCCAGAGTCTTACTTACTTCCGGAACTTTTTCCAAGCAGGATACTGAGAGTAAGGAAAGACAAAAGAGGGATAATAGAGAATAAGACGATTCGTTTAGCCTGCCGTTCATAAGTCCCTACCGCTCGCTCTCCGCCCATTCGGGTTTAAGCCTTTCTCCTACGAAAGAGAAGGCCGGACCAAACCGAATCGATTGCGCAAACTTTAACGTCGACCAGCCCCGTCTTCAATCCGATTTCTCGGATTTTGTCCTCTTTTAGATCGGTTTTTACTCCCGAAGCGGATTTGGGCCAGGAGATCCAGACCATTCCTTTATCCGCGAGATGTTTCGGAAATTGCGGAAAGAATTCTTTCAAATCCTCCTCGGTCTTACAGAAAAAATGAATATAGTCGAAATCTCCGTCCAACTTCTTTTTGAATCGGATTTCGGAAGGAAGACCCTCTAAAAGATCCCTAAAACCTTTGGGTTCTTTTAGTAGAATGGCCGTTTGTCCTTCTTTGAAACCTAATTTTTTAACCAAGGGTGTGCCTGAATATCCTGCCATGTGGGGTTTCCCGAAGATTGGAATCTGGAAAAAAGTTAAAGGAGAAGACTGAGACGGGGAAAGGCTACAAAAAAACCGGCTCGTAAGCCGGTTCTTGCAATTTCTTAGAATTTAAGATCGGTATTAGTAAGGGAATCCTACCAGGATTTTCGCGCGGGTAAAGATGTCCGCAACGGAGAATCCGAAGAGTAGAAGAAGGAATAAAAACCCGGATCCGAAAATCGCACGGTTCATAACGTTATCGTATTTCAAGTGCATGAAATAAGCGAGAACCAAAGAGGCCTTGATGGTGGCGACGAGCATCGCGATTACGGTGTTCATGGCGCCGAAGTCCACTTGAGCGACTAAAACCGTAACGATGGTTCCGACGATCAGAGCTCCGAAAACGAAAGAGTAGGTTTTAACGGAGATAAGATGGTGTTCTCCGTGTCCGTGATCTTCGGTATGAGCCGTAGCCGTGGAAGGTTGTAATTTGGTCTTTCCAGCATCCACAGCTTTTTGGAGAGCTTGGCCCAAGCGAGTGGACTTATTCTTTTCCAAGAAGGACTTGAGTTTGTCCTCTTCCAAGATTTGGGCCAAAAAGTTAACCGCAAATCCCGCGACGGTTGCGTTTACGATCGCTCCCGCTCCGATTACGAATCCCGTGAAAGGAATCAAAAATCCGATACTGACAATAATATATAGCGCGTAGTTAAGAAACAGTTCCATCTCTTTTCCTGGAGCCCGACCTTTTATGGTCCAAAGCGTTGTACCCGAGGGGTTGGAACCAGTCTCGAGAAAAGGTAAAGAATCACAAGTACATTTCAGCCACGTAGAAGCCGGATTCCTTCCTCCCAGACCGATTTCGAAACTTTCCAAGGATCCTGGTCGATCGGCTTAGGAATTCGAATCCAAACCAGATTTTTAGGCCTGGGTTTTCCGTTTTTCGTATAGAAGGGAGACAAGGGAAGGATCTTGGAATCGCAAGTCTTCTCCCATTCCGGAATACGTAGATAAGCGTCGGACACGGATATCTGCGGAAGAAAGAGGAGTAAGTCGGAATATTCTTCCTGGGGAGAATGCTTTCTCAATTCCCAAAGGATTCGTCCCATGGTCCATCTGAAATTGATTTCGGAGATCTTTCTCAAGAGAAGGGACTCTCCCGATCGGAAGAAAAAGGAGTCTATGGAACCGAATCCGGAATAGTCCTCGCAAAACGAGGAGATTTTTTCGCTCACTCCTTGCATCAAGGAAAGATAATAATCGATTTCCTCCGATTCTCCTATCCAGGTGCCTGAATACCTTCCCTCCGGATCAGAAAGAAGAATGGTACCTCCCTCCGTTTCCGATTTTCCGTTTTCAGAACGAAATAGTAGACTAAAATCGGAGGTTCTATTCTTCCAGGGCTCCAAGACTAGATTTTCATTTCTTTCCAGAAAGAATTCCCGGACGGTTTCTTCCAATTCCTCCGGAGTTCCCAGAAGGGAAGCGCCTGCAAAACCGAATTCGGGTTTGAGAACGAATCGGTCCCGGGGATCCAAAGCGCCTCTACATGCAATCCATTCGGAAATTTCCCGGATAGGAAATGATTCGAATTCGCAGAAGCCCGAAGTCTGTTTCCATTCGCTTTGCCTAATCTTGGAAGATAAACGCTTAGAGAGAGCGAGAGCGTTGGGATTCAAAATGGGACCTTTTCCGTTCACCCATCGGGAGACGTTTCCCCATTCTCCGAACCTTGGATTTTCCTGAAAGCCTTGCGCGAGCCCGTGGGTTTGGTTCCATTTTAAGTAAGCGCCGATGCGGAAACCTTTCTCTTCCAGGTACCGAGTCCATTCCGGATCTGGAAGATTATGGACGAGTATCGTATCCGCTTCTTCTTGTAAGCCGGCAAGTACAAGCATTGCGGATTCTATGATGGAATTTCGGGAGTGAAGTTTTCGTGGAGAAAGCCTTTCTTCTAGGATCTCTTCTTCAAAATAGGCGTTCGGGCGGAAGATTCGAGGCATAATCGGGTTCTGGGTCGGGAAAAAATCGTTTCTCGGATCAAGAATGGGGTATAGTCTTTTCGATATTTAGAAAGAAGGCAGTCTTATGAAAACCCTTATCTTTGTCCTCTTTTCCCTTTCGCTGGCTTTAGTCCAAGTCCAAGCGGCTCCTAAAATTCTCACTATGGAAGAGAGGGAAGTGGAACGTCAGATCGAAGCGATTCGTAAGGCGGGGTTCTCCGATATAGAGATAGATAATCTTCACGCTTCGATATCGGAAAACATTCATAAGATCAATAAGATCCTACAAATGGATACGACTAAAAAGGCTCTGAGATATATCGGAGACGAACCGCAAGAGCTTCCCCAATTCCTGAAAACGGATCGGGAGAATAAGCCGTATCTGGAGTTGGATATGGGATCGGGAGAATCCTTCTGGGACTTTCCTAAAACTTATCTGTACAACGCCCGCATTTTCATCTATCCGGGGCAGAATCCGGACAAACTCGAAAAGATCATTATGCAATTCAAACGTACGAATTCCAACGGCGAGATTTTCATACGGGAAATGAGAAGAGTGATCAATGTGGACCCAAAGGGACCTCAGATCGGATCCGAAGGAAAGAGAACGCCGAATAATAATAAGGAAATCAAACTGGAATATTACTCCAGTTACGATACCGATCAGATTTGGCCCGATACTCCGGTTCAGTCCATTCCCCCGAGCGTGGAATCCAAGTTGCACGAAGAAACTAATCCTCTACCTTATAATAAGCAGAAGCAAATCATCGTTACCTATAAGAAATATCTGCGGAGAGTGGATAAGAACGTTAGACATAAGCTTCGGGATCTGGAATTGAACCAGAAAAGACTGATCTCGAAGATGTTGGAATTCCAATAAGTCGCTTATCTATCGTCGACCGTGTTCCGATCCCGGATAAGGTCGGCATTCTTCCCGAATCTTTTTTAGGTTTTTCCTGTCTCGGATTCTCGATTTCCTAATATTAATAGAATATGAATTATCGAACGGGCAGAAGATGTGCCACCTTATTCCTTTGCCTATCGCTTCCTTTGGTTTACGGATGTTCCACTCTTCTTGTGGATATCATCGAAGAAGGAGCGTCCGATAAGGCCTTAGCTCTCTTGGATGAAGGGGAGGATCCGAACGGACTCGCTGCCTGTGATACCCCTCTTTACACCGCTGCAAAGAAAAACGATCAAATCGTAATCCAAGCATTGTTGAAGAAGGGAGCCGACCCGAAACTCAGATCCAAAGAATGCGCCTATAGGGATATGTTCGGTCGTTATAAGGCAGGAAACAGAAGCCCATTGGATTCCGTTAAATCCTTAGAGGTTGCCAGGATCCTGCTAGATGCGGGAGCAGACCCTCGTTGGGGTGGCTTCGAAGAGAGGGGAAATAGCGTAGCCAATTGGACTCCTTTGTATGTGGCGATTCTTGCGGACCGCTATGAGATCGCCCGTTTGCTTGTGGAGAAAGGAGCGAGAGTGAACCAGTATTCGGATTCGGATGGATCGAATATTTTTCTGAGATTATTATCCGGTAAAAAGGATGCCAAAGCCCAAGCTCTCCGAACCTATCTGATTGCAAAGGGAGCCAAGGAGCTACCTCTAGCCCAAGCGTCCAAGTTGATAATGGGGACGGAAGCCTATACGACTTACAGACATATCCCGAGCGGACAGACAACTACCCTGTCTCCCGAGATCGCTTCCCTGATTCGTAAGTCCCCAGAACAGGTGATCCCACTCACCTTATCCGCCGAAGAAGGAAAATATTATCATTATTCTGAATTCGAATGGACGGATAATAAACAGAACCTTCATGAATGGTTGGTTTTGTTCCGGGCCTCTTTGGGACTCGTCCGTAGTAGGAAATAAATGTTAAACTTCCAGTTCATAGATCAAGTGAGAGAAGCGGGCCGGATATCCAATCGCAATAAAACGTTCCGGTTTCCGGCTTGCCATTTCACTGCAAAAAGGATTCTCTTTACACATGGCTATCCATTCCGTTTTCGGTAAACTCCAGTTCAAACCGGGGGAGGGGGACGTTTGTGTCTTATCCTCGCCTTACGAATTCGAACCTGCCCTTTCCACTCTAGGAGGGCCGGTGGATCGGGCCCTACGTTCCGGAAAGCGTTATCGCCTGATTCTGGCTTTCGTCCAAACGGAAGTGGAAATCAGGAATATCGCTTCTATGGTTCCTACTTCTTTGATTGAAGACGGGTTATTATGGTTAGCATATCCCAAAAAGGATTCTCGAAAGTATAATGTCTCCATCCATAGAGACGCCGGATGGGACCCTCTAGGTAAAATCAATTTCGAAGGGGTCCGTTTAATCTCGATCGACGACGACTGGTCTGCATTGAGATTCAGGCATACTTCCCTGATTAAGAATCTGGAAAGGGACCCGAGCCTGACTTTGAGCGAAGAGGGTAAAAAACGCGCTACGGCCAAGAAAAAGGCCGCGAAAAAAAAGACCCCGCCCAAGAAGAAATCCGCTCCTAAGAAGAAAACTCCCCCCAAGAAAAAGGTTAAAAAGAAATAGAGGTTTTCCTCTTACCGTTTTTTAGAGAAAAATCGCCTCTTATTAAAATATGAGGTCTTTCTTTTTTTGCAGAATGGATACTTATCTTGAACGGTTCCGTCCGTTCCGTTTAAGGGTTTGAAAATCGTATGTATCCTAAGTTCTCATATAAGCTTGGTGCGAGCGGATTCGGAATCATAATTCTTCTTTCCTTCGTTTCGATTTTTTGCGGCCCTTCTACGGACAAAACACCTTATAAAGAATTGCGCCAGCTTGCTTTCCAAACGGAATATGACGATATCGGAATCAAGGATCCTCTCGGTAAAACGCTGGTTTACGGGATTATCCTGGACTTGCCCGCTCAAAGGGAACTGGCCACGTTGACCACCTTTTTATCCGGAGATGCTAGTATCTTTCTTACTTCGGGAGCTTCCTTTATCGGAGGCGGAGGAAAAGAAAGAATCCAAAAAAGCACCGTTCGATTTATTCAAAAATACGCCTATTTGTGGAAACAAGGGAAGAAGGTGGAGGGAATTCCTAGTCCGGATTTGGATAAGGTTCGATTCTTCTTTCTTACTACGCAAGGAACCT is a window of Leptospira wolffii serovar Khorat str. Khorat-H2 DNA encoding:
- a CDS encoding bacteriohemerythrin; this translates as MLNNQSIQKIRGIWKTFDLALGIPEIDKQHLWLIAILVNLEEKLEGGNGAKLQESFSSALTKTLDYTLEHFALEEKLLESINFDKLGQHRLQHSRFIMALRRRARENVTEDFRQAGLDLLKNLKKWLFRHILGEDKAYAEAAKDMMSLETQEWMQNRLEHSPYRDEIEVLYSLVVHSEEQEISAEFKNVGEDNLKAISELWYRYRLRTGIAIVDMQHLWLLQLLVKTDKLYKQKLRQEINNNSLSRQLKNAITETIEYIREHFNTEEAIMHHFHFIGEKNHIKQHESFNMLINDLAERSEKEEMEAISLLLQDLKEWLISHIAIEDKKLFYFFRSRLGDVNDFVRQMNQEGKIHIWKDAVTIYKLLVDYEDISMNQHPHPHSHSHGTGVR
- a CDS encoding LIC_13215 family putative lipoprotein, coding for MNGRLNESSYSLLSLFCLSLLSVSCLEKVPEVSKTLEIPELGIVLNYEGWTYEEQDPSLDPVESSKSKTRKPETQKNANVLFYLFENEPTEHPEIRTVIHFVSEPIPNRNAKVALEDYVASIGAIYSNLYKGYEVLSVPQRRDLGNNKAMFVESKFQLPKSGKDREVRMFQWIVLKDQTAYIFTATTPESEQSKKSKKILNTMSSITESKPDPKK
- a CDS encoding DUF3052 family protein; amino-acid sequence: MAGYSGTPLVKKLGFKEGQTAILLKEPKGFRDLLEGLPSEIRFKKKLDGDFDYIHFFCKTEEDLKEFFPQFPKHLADKGMVWISWPKSASGVKTDLKEDKIREIGLKTGLVDVKVCAIDSVWSGLLFRRRKA
- a CDS encoding cytochrome C oxidase subunit IV family protein — encoded protein: MELFLNYALYIIVSIGFLIPFTGFVIGAGAIVNATVAGFAVNFLAQILEEDKLKSFLEKNKSTRLGQALQKAVDAGKTKLQPSTATAHTEDHGHGEHHLISVKTYSFVFGALIVGTIVTVLVAQVDFGAMNTVIAMLVATIKASLVLAYFMHLKYDNVMNRAIFGSGFLFLLLLFGFSVADIFTRAKILVGFPY
- a CDS encoding LIC13212 family protein, producing the protein MKTLIFVLFSLSLALVQVQAAPKILTMEEREVERQIEAIRKAGFSDIEIDNLHASISENIHKINKILQMDTTKKALRYIGDEPQELPQFLKTDRENKPYLELDMGSGESFWDFPKTYLYNARIFIYPGQNPDKLEKIIMQFKRTNSNGEIFIREMRRVINVDPKGPQIGSEGKRTPNNNKEIKLEYYSSYDTDQIWPDTPVQSIPPSVESKLHEETNPLPYNKQKQIIVTYKKYLRRVDKNVRHKLRDLELNQKRLISKMLEFQ
- a CDS encoding ankyrin repeat domain-containing protein is translated as MNYRTGRRCATLFLCLSLPLVYGCSTLLVDIIEEGASDKALALLDEGEDPNGLAACDTPLYTAAKKNDQIVIQALLKKGADPKLRSKECAYRDMFGRYKAGNRSPLDSVKSLEVARILLDAGADPRWGGFEERGNSVANWTPLYVAILADRYEIARLLVEKGARVNQYSDSDGSNIFLRLLSGKKDAKAQALRTYLIAKGAKELPLAQASKLIMGTEAYTTYRHIPSGQTTTLSPEIASLIRKSPEQVIPLTLSAEEGKYYHYSEFEWTDNKQNLHEWLVLFRASLGLVRSRK